The Thermobispora bispora DSM 43833 genome window below encodes:
- a CDS encoding electron transfer flavoprotein subunit alpha/FixB family protein — translation MAEVLVLVEHVEGEVKKVTLELLTLARQLGAPSAVWAGPGYSEAAKAKLAEYGAEKVYVADGEEITGYVVAPKVALLAKLIGEKSPAGVLIAATPEGKEIAGRLAVRTDSGVITDAVGLGEGFVAEQSIFGGAINVRSRVTKGTPIIAVRPNATAPVAAQGAAAEERVEVALSDADKAARIVERVAQEKGARPELTEAAIVVAGGRGVGSAEGFGIIEKLADSLGGAVGASRAATDAGWYPHQFQVGQTGKTVSPQLYIAAGISGAIQHRAGMQTSKTIVVINKDPEAPIFEIADFGVVGDLHKVVPQLIEEIEKRK, via the coding sequence ATGGCTGAGGTTCTGGTTCTTGTCGAGCACGTCGAGGGCGAGGTCAAGAAGGTCACCCTGGAGCTGCTGACGCTCGCCCGGCAGCTGGGCGCCCCGTCGGCGGTGTGGGCCGGCCCCGGGTACTCGGAGGCGGCGAAGGCCAAGCTGGCCGAGTACGGCGCGGAGAAGGTCTACGTCGCCGACGGTGAGGAGATCACCGGGTACGTCGTCGCCCCGAAGGTGGCCCTGCTGGCCAAGCTGATCGGGGAGAAGTCCCCCGCCGGTGTGCTGATCGCGGCCACGCCGGAGGGCAAGGAGATCGCCGGCCGGCTGGCGGTGCGCACCGACTCCGGCGTGATCACCGACGCCGTCGGCCTGGGTGAGGGGTTCGTCGCCGAGCAGTCGATCTTCGGTGGGGCGATCAACGTCCGCAGCCGGGTGACCAAGGGCACGCCGATCATCGCGGTGCGGCCGAACGCGACCGCCCCGGTCGCCGCCCAGGGCGCGGCCGCCGAGGAGCGGGTCGAGGTGGCCCTGTCGGACGCGGACAAGGCCGCGCGGATCGTCGAGCGGGTGGCGCAGGAGAAGGGCGCCCGCCCGGAGCTGACCGAGGCGGCGATCGTGGTCGCCGGTGGCCGCGGTGTGGGCTCGGCCGAGGGGTTCGGGATCATCGAGAAGCTGGCCGACTCCCTCGGTGGCGCGGTGGGCGCCTCCCGGGCCGCGACCGACGCCGGGTGGTACCCGCACCAGTTCCAGGTCGGGCAGACCGGTAAGACGGTCTCGCCGCAGCTGTACATCGCGGCGGGCATCTCGGGCGCGATCCAGCACCGGGCCGGTATGCAGACCTCGAAGACGATCGTGGTGATCAACAAGGACCCGGAGGCGCCGATCTTCGAGATCGCGGACTTCGGTGTGGTGGGTGACCTGCACAAGGTCGTGCCGCAGCTGATCGAGGAGATCGAGAAGCGCAAGTGA
- the mnmA gene encoding tRNA 2-thiouridine(34) synthase MnmA, which yields MGARRKLRVLAAMSGGVDSAVAAARIAEEGHEVVGVHLALSPNPRSHRVGARGCCTLEDARDARRAADVIGIPFYVWDMAERFHRDVVEDFVSEYAAGRTPNPCLRCNEKIKFSAVLDRALALGFDAVATGHHARLIDGVLRRSVDASKDQSYVLGVLTREQLKHAIFPLGGSTKAEVRAEAARRGLAVADKPDSHDICFIADGDTRAFLAERLGTAEGPIVDALTGEVLGTHRGAYGFTIGQRKGLGLERPAPDGRPRYVLSIEPVSNTVKVGPRSRLQVTRIIGERPVWNGPVAEPYEPITCSVQLRAHGEVYGCRAWVEEGRLHIDLDTPAYGVAPGQAAVLYQDDMVIGSATIASAAG from the coding sequence ATGGGTGCCAGACGGAAGCTCCGCGTGCTCGCCGCCATGTCGGGTGGCGTGGACTCGGCCGTGGCCGCGGCCCGGATCGCCGAGGAGGGCCACGAGGTCGTCGGGGTCCACCTGGCCCTGTCGCCCAATCCACGCTCCCACCGGGTCGGCGCCAGGGGCTGCTGCACCCTGGAGGACGCCCGCGACGCGCGCCGCGCGGCCGACGTGATCGGCATCCCGTTCTACGTGTGGGACATGGCCGAGCGGTTCCACCGGGACGTGGTGGAGGACTTCGTCAGCGAGTACGCCGCGGGCCGCACCCCGAACCCGTGCCTGCGCTGCAACGAGAAGATCAAGTTCTCGGCGGTGCTCGACCGGGCCCTCGCGCTCGGGTTCGACGCCGTCGCCACCGGGCATCACGCCCGGCTCATCGACGGCGTGCTGCGGCGGAGCGTGGACGCGAGCAAGGACCAGTCCTACGTGCTGGGGGTGCTCACCCGGGAGCAGCTCAAGCACGCGATCTTCCCGCTCGGCGGCTCGACCAAGGCCGAGGTGCGGGCCGAGGCCGCCCGGCGCGGGCTCGCCGTGGCCGACAAGCCGGACAGCCACGACATCTGCTTCATCGCCGACGGCGACACCCGGGCGTTCCTCGCCGAGCGGCTCGGGACCGCGGAGGGCCCCATCGTGGACGCGCTCACCGGAGAGGTGCTCGGCACCCACCGGGGCGCGTACGGGTTCACGATCGGGCAGCGGAAGGGACTGGGCCTCGAGCGCCCGGCACCGGACGGCCGGCCCCGGTACGTGCTGTCGATCGAGCCGGTCTCCAACACGGTGAAGGTCGGGCCGCGCAGCCGGCTCCAGGTGACCCGGATCATCGGGGAGCGGCCGGTGTGGAACGGGCCCGTGGCCGAGCCGTACGAGCCGATCACCTGCAGCGTGCAGCTCCGGGCGCACGGCGAGGTGTACGGCTGCCGCGCCTGGGTCGAGGAGGGCCGGCTCCACATCGACCTGGACACCCCCGCGTACGGCGTCGCCCCGGGGCAGGCCGCCGTGCTCTACCAGGACGACATGGTGATCGGCTCGGCCACGATCGCCTCGGCCGCGGGCTGA
- a CDS encoding DUF695 domain-containing protein, which produces MRLFGRKNEPDDPAEAIARFWSWWEENRPALDRHAASGDTEALAELLGPAVAALHPSLIWEVTPGKGALHALVVSAAADPELRPLAHRWAKAAPPADAFWEFYPSRQASSQPEEVSFEVNGLTLDLGRLVMALHVPPGSPRVNITAYHPIFPDLDDDTRMEATLLALDRLLGEDEVARWVGDIVPAASEPIDAFAAIHLPAVVADVAEGFTEEQWVALEGRTNTGRRLTAAARFPLRPVDFPLYDQHIAITLPYRDTDDEGQPVGGSAEALREFEERLVKRLTELGDAVLVAHVSAEGCRVLHVYADPEGGAAEELRRLAAGWPEGQAGVDVTADPAWSAVAPFLS; this is translated from the coding sequence GTGCGACTGTTCGGACGAAAGAACGAACCCGACGACCCGGCGGAGGCCATAGCCCGGTTCTGGAGCTGGTGGGAGGAGAACCGGCCGGCGCTCGACCGGCACGCCGCCTCCGGGGACACCGAGGCGCTCGCCGAGCTGCTCGGCCCGGCCGTGGCCGCGCTCCACCCCTCGCTGATCTGGGAGGTGACCCCGGGCAAGGGCGCCCTGCACGCCCTGGTGGTGAGCGCGGCGGCCGATCCGGAGCTGCGGCCGCTCGCCCACCGGTGGGCGAAGGCCGCGCCGCCCGCGGACGCGTTCTGGGAGTTCTACCCCTCCCGGCAGGCGAGCTCGCAGCCGGAGGAGGTCTCCTTCGAGGTGAACGGGCTGACGCTCGACCTCGGCCGCCTGGTGATGGCGCTGCACGTGCCGCCCGGCTCTCCCCGGGTGAACATCACCGCCTACCATCCGATCTTCCCGGACCTCGACGATGACACCCGGATGGAGGCGACCCTGCTCGCGCTGGACCGGCTGCTCGGCGAGGACGAGGTGGCCCGCTGGGTGGGCGACATCGTCCCGGCCGCGTCCGAGCCGATCGACGCCTTCGCCGCGATCCACCTGCCCGCCGTGGTCGCCGACGTCGCCGAGGGATTCACCGAGGAGCAGTGGGTGGCGCTCGAAGGGCGCACGAACACCGGCCGGCGGCTGACCGCGGCCGCGCGCTTCCCGCTCCGCCCGGTGGACTTCCCCCTCTACGACCAGCACATCGCGATCACGCTGCCGTACCGGGACACCGACGATGAGGGCCAGCCGGTGGGCGGTTCCGCCGAGGCGCTGCGCGAGTTCGAGGAGCGGCTGGTCAAGCGGCTCACCGAGCTCGGCGACGCCGTGCTCGTCGCGCACGTAAGCGCGGAGGGCTGCCGGGTCCTGCACGTCTACGCCGACCCGGAGGGCGGGGCCGCGGAGGAGCTCAGGCGGCTCGCCGCCGGGTGGCCGGAGGGCCAGGCCGGCGTCGACGTGACCGCCGACCCCGCGTGGAGCGCGGTCGCCCCGTTCCTGTCCTGA
- the ligA gene encoding NAD-dependent DNA ligase LigA, protein MTEQDYQVRTAAAPPAARDRHAELAELIEEANWRYYVLDSPTVSDAEYDAWMREIRELEERYPDLRTPDSPTQKVGGAISTEFTPVTHLRRLESLDNAFSDEDLAAWHARIQRLYGADVGPFLCELKIDGLAVALVYENGRLVRAATRGDGRTGEDITPNIRTIRNVPHRLTGDGVPSLLEVRGEVFLPVEGFRRLNEQLLDAGKQPFANPRNAAAGSVRQKDPRVTAQRPLKMIVHGVGVWEGGDPPESQSAVYERLRELGLPVSERYRVVEDLGGIREYIAYYREHRHDPEYEIDGVVAKVDRIAVQRALGSTSRAPRWAIAFKYPPEEVTTKLLDIQVGVGRTGRVTPYAVMKPVVVSGSTVERATLHNAFEVKRKGVLIGDTVVLRKAGDVIPEIVGPVVDLRDGSEREFVMPTHCPECGTRLAYEREGDADLRCPNTKSCPAQLRERIFFAAGRDALDIEGLGYVAASALTQPLPPQEPPIRTDADLFDLTMDRLLPIKTVVRDPDTGLPKLDPQTGEPKVVSFFATVSGAPSKNAEKLLEQLEQAKQRPLWRILVALSIRHVGPPTARALAEHFRSIDAIAAASEEELAAVEGIGPVIAAAIKEWFSVDWHREIIERWRAAGVRMADEEPAVPEGPRPLEGLTFVITGTLSGYTRDEAGEAITSRGGRVASSVSKKTDFVVVGENPGSKYAKAVKLGIPRLDEQGFQVLLEKGPDAAREVAVVGED, encoded by the coding sequence GTGACTGAGCAGGACTACCAGGTGCGGACCGCTGCCGCGCCCCCGGCGGCACGCGATCGGCACGCCGAGCTCGCCGAGCTCATCGAGGAGGCCAACTGGCGCTACTACGTGCTCGACTCGCCGACGGTCAGCGACGCCGAGTACGACGCGTGGATGCGCGAGATCCGCGAGCTCGAGGAGCGGTACCCGGATCTGCGCACCCCGGACTCGCCCACCCAGAAGGTCGGGGGCGCGATCTCGACGGAGTTCACCCCGGTCACCCACCTGCGGCGCCTGGAGAGCCTGGACAACGCGTTCAGCGATGAGGATCTCGCCGCCTGGCACGCCCGGATCCAGCGGCTCTACGGCGCCGACGTGGGCCCCTTCCTCTGCGAGCTGAAGATCGACGGGCTGGCGGTCGCGCTCGTCTACGAGAACGGCCGCCTGGTGCGCGCCGCCACCCGGGGCGACGGGCGGACCGGGGAGGACATCACCCCCAACATCCGGACGATCCGGAACGTGCCCCACCGGCTCACCGGCGACGGCGTGCCGTCCCTCCTCGAGGTCCGCGGCGAGGTCTTCCTCCCGGTCGAGGGGTTCCGGCGGCTGAACGAGCAGCTCCTCGACGCCGGCAAGCAGCCGTTCGCCAACCCGCGCAACGCGGCCGCAGGCTCCGTCCGGCAGAAGGATCCGCGGGTCACCGCCCAGCGCCCGCTCAAGATGATCGTCCACGGCGTCGGCGTGTGGGAAGGCGGCGACCCGCCGGAGAGCCAGTCGGCCGTCTACGAGCGGCTCCGCGAGCTCGGCCTGCCGGTGAGCGAGCGCTACCGGGTGGTCGAGGACCTCGGCGGCATCCGCGAGTACATCGCGTACTACCGGGAGCACCGCCACGACCCCGAATACGAGATCGACGGCGTGGTGGCGAAGGTGGACCGGATCGCCGTGCAGCGGGCGCTGGGCTCCACCAGCCGGGCGCCGCGCTGGGCGATCGCGTTCAAGTACCCGCCCGAGGAGGTCACCACCAAGCTGCTCGACATCCAGGTCGGGGTGGGGCGGACCGGCCGGGTCACCCCGTACGCGGTGATGAAGCCGGTCGTGGTCTCCGGGTCCACCGTGGAGCGGGCCACCCTGCACAACGCCTTCGAGGTCAAGCGGAAGGGCGTGCTGATCGGCGACACCGTGGTGCTCCGCAAGGCCGGCGACGTCATCCCCGAGATCGTCGGGCCGGTGGTCGACCTGCGCGACGGCAGCGAGCGCGAGTTCGTGATGCCGACGCACTGCCCGGAGTGCGGCACGCGGCTCGCCTACGAGCGGGAGGGCGACGCCGACCTGCGCTGCCCGAACACCAAGTCCTGCCCGGCGCAGCTCCGGGAGCGGATCTTCTTCGCCGCCGGGCGCGACGCGCTCGACATCGAAGGGCTCGGGTATGTCGCGGCGAGCGCGCTCACCCAGCCGCTCCCGCCGCAGGAGCCGCCGATCCGCACCGACGCCGACCTGTTCGACCTCACCATGGACCGGCTGCTCCCGATCAAGACGGTGGTCCGCGACCCGGACACCGGGCTGCCGAAGCTCGACCCGCAGACCGGTGAGCCGAAGGTGGTGTCGTTCTTCGCCACCGTCTCCGGGGCGCCGAGCAAGAACGCGGAGAAGCTCCTCGAGCAGCTCGAGCAGGCCAAGCAGCGGCCGCTCTGGCGGATCCTCGTGGCGCTGAGCATCCGGCACGTGGGCCCGCCGACGGCCCGGGCGCTCGCCGAGCACTTCCGCTCGATCGACGCGATCGCCGCGGCCTCGGAGGAGGAGCTCGCCGCGGTGGAGGGCATCGGCCCGGTGATCGCCGCCGCGATCAAGGAGTGGTTCAGCGTCGACTGGCACCGGGAGATCATCGAACGGTGGCGCGCCGCCGGGGTGCGCATGGCCGACGAGGAGCCCGCCGTGCCCGAGGGGCCGCGCCCGCTGGAGGGCCTGACCTTCGTCATCACCGGGACGCTCAGCGGCTACACCCGGGACGAGGCGGGGGAGGCGATCACCAGCCGGGGCGGCCGGGTCGCGAGCTCGGTGTCGAAGAAGACCGACTTCGTGGTCGTGGGGGAGAACCCAGGCTCCAAGTACGCCAAGGCGGTCAAGCTCGGCATCCCGCGCCTCGACGAGCAGGGTTTCCAGGTTCTGCTGGAGAAGGGGCCGGACGCCGCCCGCGAGGTGGCCGTCGTCGGCGAGGATTGA
- a CDS encoding IclR family transcriptional regulator domain-containing protein — protein MDGTGGTPSAALAEDPPEEAVGPLIRGLAVIRHLTLTGGRRVVSELVRETGLARSTVDRILGTLARLGYARLGEREVALAPPLMELGNAYLAASRIPALLGPIADRLAEELDESVSIAVPDRDGVRFVHQMPRRRTMSVTFHVGDLLPAESAAPGALFAAHWSPADWERWRARVAEDPGYASFPVLPDGTARGAGTFAARAERARADGWSVDDQQIEPGLIAVAVPVRDPDGRPLCALSVVSHTSRHTAGSLRDAVLGRMRETAAAMERALASPSGAPGGATPAGVDEAGGPAAGAPSATPSGASAETPADAPADPATGASAETAAGAAGQREPGAEDRATGPEYIESFARGLRVLTAFGARTEAVSLTELAELTGLPRATVRRALITLTHLGYVAAEGRLFRLTPRVLDLGFPCLARLTLSRIALPHLAWLSAQVNDSASMAVLAGDEIQYVARVPTVRIMSVDITVGTRFPAYATSMGRVLLAGLPREERDAILARTDLRPFTRRTITGRARLAAVLDRTARDGYALVDQELEDGLRSIAVPVRDRAGRVVAAVNVSSHAARRTAEQAREAVLPLLRRAAARIEHDYHIATRFARIPVA, from the coding sequence ATGGACGGGACGGGTGGCACCCCGAGCGCGGCCTTGGCCGAGGACCCGCCGGAGGAGGCGGTCGGCCCGCTCATCCGCGGGCTGGCCGTGATCCGGCACCTCACCCTCACCGGTGGCCGCCGGGTGGTGAGCGAGCTGGTCCGGGAGACCGGGCTCGCCCGCTCCACGGTCGACCGGATCCTCGGCACGCTCGCCCGGCTCGGCTACGCGCGGCTCGGCGAGCGGGAGGTGGCGCTCGCGCCCCCGCTGATGGAGCTGGGGAACGCCTACCTCGCGGCGTCCCGGATCCCCGCCCTGCTCGGCCCGATCGCCGACCGGCTCGCCGAGGAGCTCGACGAATCGGTCTCGATCGCCGTGCCGGACCGGGACGGCGTGCGGTTCGTGCACCAGATGCCGCGCCGGCGCACGATGTCGGTCACGTTCCACGTGGGCGACCTGCTGCCCGCGGAGAGCGCCGCGCCGGGGGCGCTGTTCGCCGCCCACTGGTCCCCGGCCGACTGGGAGCGCTGGCGCGCCCGGGTGGCCGAGGACCCGGGGTACGCCTCCTTCCCGGTGCTGCCCGACGGCACGGCGCGGGGCGCCGGCACCTTCGCCGCCCGGGCCGAGCGGGCACGGGCGGACGGCTGGTCGGTGGACGATCAGCAGATCGAGCCCGGGCTGATCGCGGTCGCGGTCCCGGTGCGCGATCCGGACGGGCGACCGCTCTGCGCCCTGAGCGTGGTGAGCCACACCAGCCGGCACACCGCCGGGTCGCTGCGCGACGCCGTGCTCGGCCGGATGCGGGAGACGGCCGCCGCCATGGAGCGCGCGCTCGCCTCACCCTCCGGCGCGCCCGGTGGCGCCACCCCGGCGGGGGTGGACGAGGCGGGCGGCCCGGCCGCCGGCGCGCCATCGGCGACGCCGTCCGGTGCGTCAGCGGAGACGCCGGCCGACGCGCCAGCGGACCCGGCGACCGGAGCGTCTGCGGAGACGGCGGCCGGCGCGGCGGGGCAGCGGGAGCCCGGTGCCGAGGATCGGGCCACCGGCCCCGAGTACATCGAGTCCTTCGCCCGCGGGCTGCGGGTGCTCACCGCCTTCGGCGCGCGGACCGAGGCGGTCTCGCTCACCGAGCTCGCCGAGCTCACCGGGCTGCCCCGGGCCACGGTGCGCCGCGCGCTGATCACCCTGACCCACCTCGGATACGTGGCCGCGGAGGGGAGGCTCTTCCGGCTCACCCCGCGGGTGCTCGACCTCGGCTTCCCCTGCCTCGCCCGGCTCACCCTGTCGCGGATCGCCCTCCCCCACCTGGCCTGGCTCAGCGCGCAGGTGAACGACTCGGCGTCGATGGCCGTGCTCGCCGGAGACGAGATCCAGTACGTGGCGCGCGTGCCCACGGTGCGGATCATGAGCGTCGACATCACCGTGGGCACCCGGTTCCCGGCGTACGCGACGTCGATGGGGCGGGTCCTCCTCGCCGGGCTGCCGCGGGAGGAGCGCGACGCGATCCTCGCCCGCACCGACCTGCGGCCGTTCACCCGCCGGACGATCACCGGCCGGGCGCGGCTCGCCGCCGTGCTCGACCGGACGGCGCGGGACGGCTACGCACTGGTCGACCAGGAGCTGGAGGACGGGCTGCGCTCGATCGCGGTTCCGGTGCGCGACCGGGCCGGGAGGGTGGTCGCCGCCGTCAACGTCTCCAGCCATGCCGCGCGCCGGACCGCCGAGCAGGCCCGGGAGGCGGTGCTCCCCCTGCTCAGGCGGGCGGCGGCCCGGATCGAGCACGACTACCACATCGCCACCCGGTTCGCCCGCATCCCGGTGGCGTGA
- a CDS encoding MBL fold metallo-hydrolase, translating to MRITKLGHACWRLAKDGSVLVIDPGSFSGGEPLDGAQAVLITHEHPDHVDVGLLASAPPDLEIYTCQAVADRLSDVPARVHAVREGDAFTAAGFSVRVFGEWHAPNHPDLPVVQNVGFFIDEEVFYPGDALTVPGVEVPTLLVPTNAPWLKTSEMVEYLRAVRPARAYSTHDGLVNEIGLRLIDGWLEMEAGKQRADFRRIPVGESVELP from the coding sequence GTGAGAATCACCAAGCTCGGACACGCGTGCTGGCGGCTGGCCAAGGACGGCTCGGTCCTCGTGATCGACCCCGGCTCGTTCAGCGGAGGCGAGCCGCTCGACGGCGCGCAGGCCGTGCTCATCACCCACGAGCACCCGGACCACGTGGACGTGGGGCTGCTCGCGAGCGCCCCGCCCGATCTGGAGATCTACACCTGCCAGGCGGTGGCCGACCGGCTCTCCGATGTTCCGGCCCGGGTGCACGCGGTGCGCGAGGGGGACGCGTTCACCGCCGCCGGGTTCTCGGTCAGGGTGTTCGGCGAGTGGCACGCGCCGAACCACCCGGACCTGCCCGTGGTGCAGAACGTGGGCTTCTTCATCGACGAGGAGGTCTTCTACCCGGGCGACGCGCTCACCGTGCCGGGCGTCGAGGTCCCCACGCTGCTCGTGCCGACCAACGCGCCCTGGCTGAAGACCTCCGAGATGGTGGAGTACCTGCGCGCGGTCCGCCCCGCCCGGGCCTACTCCACCCACGACGGGCTGGTGAACGAGATCGGGCTGCGGCTCATCGACGGCTGGCTGGAGATGGAGGCCGGCAAGCAGCGGGCGGACTTCCGCCGCATCCCGGTCGGGGAGTCGGTCGAGCTGCCCTGA
- a CDS encoding electron transfer flavoprotein subunit beta/FixA family protein, which produces MNIVVCVKQVPDTATERKLKSDDKTLDREAADGVLNELDEYAVEEALRLKEAHGGEVTVLTMGPAKATDTIRKALAMGADKAVHLCDDALHGSDALSTSYALAQVLKKIGFDLVILGSESTDARTGVLAAMLAERLGVPQLTLANKVEVNGSAITIQRLTDYGFDKVEASLPAVVSVVEKINEPRYPSFKGIMAAKKKPVETLGIADAEIAADQVGLANAWSEVVEFAAAPPRAAGTVVKDEGDGGVKIAEFLASKKFI; this is translated from the coding sequence ATGAACATCGTCGTCTGCGTGAAGCAGGTCCCCGACACGGCGACCGAGCGCAAGCTGAAGTCCGATGACAAGACCCTCGATCGTGAGGCCGCCGACGGCGTCCTCAACGAGCTGGACGAGTACGCGGTCGAGGAGGCGCTGCGGCTGAAGGAGGCCCACGGGGGCGAGGTGACCGTCCTGACCATGGGCCCGGCCAAGGCGACCGACACCATCCGCAAGGCGCTCGCCATGGGGGCGGACAAGGCGGTTCACCTGTGCGATGACGCCCTGCACGGGTCGGATGCGCTGTCCACCTCTTATGCGCTGGCGCAGGTGCTGAAGAAGATCGGCTTCGACCTGGTCATCCTCGGCTCGGAGTCCACCGACGCCCGCACCGGCGTGCTGGCGGCCATGCTGGCCGAGCGGCTGGGGGTACCGCAGCTCACCCTGGCCAACAAGGTCGAGGTGAACGGGTCGGCGATCACCATCCAGCGGCTCACGGACTACGGCTTCGACAAGGTCGAGGCGTCGCTGCCGGCGGTGGTGTCGGTGGTGGAGAAGATCAACGAGCCGCGCTACCCGTCGTTCAAGGGGATCATGGCGGCCAAGAAGAAGCCGGTGGAGACGCTCGGCATCGCCGACGCGGAGATCGCCGCCGACCAGGTGGGCCTGGCCAACGCCTGGAGCGAGGTCGTGGAGTTCGCCGCCGCGCCGCCTCGCGCGGCCGGCACGGTCGTCAAGGACGAGGGCGACGGCGGCGTGAAGATCGCCGAGTTCCTCGCGTCGAAGAAGTTCATCTGA
- a CDS encoding methionine synthase codes for MNEYPWDEAAATGVGSHPGEDHMEAIRMAFGETSLPYLPELPGRGVGADMIGRSASLLVDLHAEVHPSGWRFTDRPGRDAKRAADHLRRDLDGLEEIAREYQGPLKVQVCGPWTLAASIELRYGHKALVDPGAVRDIAESLAEGVAQHLADVARRVPGARLVVQLDEPELPRVLAGSVPTASGFGRIPAVEPMIVRERLETVISACGEAFPVVHCCAAGVPFEVIRTAGARGISCDASLLRRQDEDPIGEAIEKGVAFFLGVVPGTDSRLPDIGVVARPAIELWRRLGFPPARLATQVVLTPVCGLAGASPAYAKDALATCRKAARVLREDPGEE; via the coding sequence GTGAACGAGTATCCGTGGGACGAGGCGGCCGCCACGGGGGTCGGCTCCCACCCGGGCGAGGACCACATGGAGGCCATCCGCATGGCCTTCGGTGAGACGTCCCTGCCGTACCTGCCCGAGCTCCCCGGGCGCGGCGTCGGCGCCGACATGATCGGCCGGAGCGCCTCGCTCCTCGTGGACCTGCACGCCGAGGTCCACCCCTCCGGCTGGCGGTTCACGGACCGTCCCGGGCGGGACGCCAAGCGGGCCGCCGACCACCTGCGCCGGGACCTCGACGGCCTGGAGGAGATCGCCCGTGAGTACCAGGGGCCGCTCAAGGTTCAGGTGTGCGGCCCGTGGACGCTCGCCGCGTCCATCGAGCTCCGGTACGGCCACAAGGCGCTCGTCGACCCGGGAGCCGTACGGGACATCGCCGAGTCCCTGGCCGAAGGGGTCGCCCAGCACCTCGCCGACGTGGCGCGCCGGGTGCCCGGGGCGCGGCTCGTCGTCCAGCTCGACGAGCCGGAGCTGCCGCGCGTGCTCGCCGGGAGCGTCCCCACGGCCTCGGGCTTCGGCAGGATCCCCGCGGTCGAGCCGATGATCGTGCGTGAGCGGCTGGAGACGGTGATCTCCGCGTGCGGGGAGGCGTTCCCGGTCGTCCACTGCTGCGCCGCCGGGGTGCCGTTCGAGGTGATCCGCACCGCCGGGGCGCGGGGGATCTCCTGCGACGCGTCGCTGCTGCGCCGCCAGGACGAGGACCCCATCGGCGAGGCGATCGAGAAGGGGGTGGCGTTCTTCCTCGGGGTCGTGCCGGGGACGGACTCCAGGCTCCCGGACATCGGCGTGGTGGCCAGGCCCGCGATCGAGCTCTGGCGTAGGCTCGGCTTCCCGCCGGCGCGGCTGGCCACGCAGGTGGTGCTCACCCCGGTGTGCGGTCTCGCCGGGGCCTCGCCGGCGTACGCCAAGGACGCCCTCGCCACGTGCCGGAAGGCGGCGCGCGTGCTGCGGGAGGATCCCGGGGAGGAGTGA
- a CDS encoding cysteine desulfurase family protein → MAYLDHASTTPMLPEAIAAMTAELGQVGNPSSLHSSGRRARRVVEESRETIANALEARPSEVVFTASGTEANNLAIKGLFWARKRPRILISAVEHHAVLDPARWLADTQGAAVELLEVDEHGRLDPETLRAAIERDPDDVALVSVMWANNEVGTVQPIPALAAIAHEYGIPFHTDAVQAVGQLPVSFAGSGVDAMTVSGHKCGGPIGSGALLLARGIEPVPVLHGGGQEREIRSGTLDAPAIAGFAAAIRVAVENQAATAERLAALRDDLIERVRQAVPDVILNGDPVDRLPGNAHFSFPGCEGDALLMLLDAKGVECSTGSACSAGVAQPSHVLLAMGRDAAQARGSLRFSLGHTSTKADIDHVAEVIGQVVERARRAGLT, encoded by the coding sequence ATCGCCTATCTTGACCATGCCTCAACCACGCCGATGCTTCCAGAGGCGATAGCCGCGATGACCGCGGAGCTCGGGCAGGTCGGCAACCCCTCATCCCTCCATTCATCCGGCCGCAGGGCACGCCGCGTGGTGGAGGAGTCCCGCGAGACCATCGCGAACGCCCTGGAGGCCCGCCCGAGCGAGGTGGTGTTCACCGCGAGCGGGACCGAGGCGAACAACCTCGCGATCAAAGGGCTGTTCTGGGCGCGCAAGCGGCCGCGCATCCTGATCAGCGCGGTCGAGCACCACGCGGTCCTCGATCCGGCCCGCTGGCTCGCCGACACCCAGGGGGCCGCGGTCGAGCTCCTCGAGGTGGACGAGCACGGGCGGCTCGACCCGGAGACGCTCCGCGCCGCCATCGAGCGCGACCCCGATGACGTCGCGCTGGTGAGCGTGATGTGGGCGAACAACGAGGTGGGGACCGTGCAGCCGATCCCCGCCCTCGCCGCGATCGCGCACGAGTACGGGATCCCCTTCCACACCGACGCGGTCCAGGCCGTCGGCCAGCTCCCGGTCTCGTTCGCCGGCTCCGGCGTCGACGCGATGACCGTCTCCGGTCACAAGTGCGGCGGCCCGATCGGCTCCGGGGCGCTGCTCCTCGCCCGCGGTATCGAGCCCGTGCCCGTGCTGCACGGCGGCGGCCAGGAGCGGGAGATCCGGTCCGGGACGCTCGACGCGCCCGCCATCGCGGGCTTCGCCGCGGCGATCCGGGTGGCGGTGGAGAACCAGGCGGCGACCGCGGAGCGGCTCGCCGCGCTCCGGGACGACCTGATCGAGCGGGTACGCCAGGCCGTACCGGACGTGATCCTCAACGGCGACCCCGTCGACCGGCTGCCGGGGAACGCGCACTTCTCGTTCCCCGGCTGCGAGGGCGACGCCCTGCTGATGCTCCTCGACGCCAAGGGGGTGGAGTGCTCCACCGGGTCGGCCTGCTCGGCCGGCGTGGCCCAGCCGTCCCACGTGCTGCTGGCGATGGGACGCGACGCGGCGCAGGCGCGGGGGTCGCTGCGCTTCTCCCTGGGCCACACCTCCACGAAGGCGGACATCGACCACGTGGCCGAGGTCATCGGCCAGGTGGTCGAGCGGGCGCGGCGCGCCGGGCTCACCTGA